From the genome of Hathewaya histolytica, one region includes:
- a CDS encoding PqqD family protein → MKRGNNIKRNDNFLLYVPHIKHKEWELRKGNIVLFFRHDKVIEKVMAWLFNKPTVTDIKLDKISSQVWLLIDDKKNILEIAEKIRENTKDNLEISSKRLILFLRYLCSKGWIYFTK, encoded by the coding sequence ATGAAAAGAGGTAATAATATAAAAAGAAATGATAATTTTCTTTTATATGTTCCACACATAAAGCACAAGGAATGGGAGTTAAGGAAAGGAAATATTGTATTATTTTTTCGTCATGATAAAGTTATAGAAAAGGTAATGGCATGGCTTTTTAATAAACCCACAGTTACTGATATAAAATTAGACAAAATATCTTCGCAGGTGTGGCTTTTAATAGATGATAAGAAAAATATTCTAGAGATAGCCGAAAAAATTAGAGAAAATACTAAAGATAATTTAGAAATTAGTAGCAAAAGGTTAATACTATTTTTAAGATATTTATGCAGTAAAGGATGGATATACTTTACTAAGTAA
- the pepV gene encoding dipeptidase PepV gives MNINDKIDAMREDLIESTAEIIKIKSLEGPKKDGMPFGEGPANALKCALDTAKRLGFKTVNLDNYVGYAEMGEGEDYVAALGHLDVVPEGEGWIHPPYGAEIHDGKMYGRGTTDDKGPVMAALFGAKAIMDLGLPLSKRIRIIFGTNEETGSKELEYYLEKEKAPVAGFTPDAEYPLINGEKGLTSFDLIKEFTSSEEGNITIESINGGQAANMVPDYCDATLKVKDAKELIQKLEAFANETEYKLSAEEKDGMVVIKSKGESAHGSTPQLGKNAIMQLFAFLGTLEISNKEVSEYVSFLNKHIGMEYNGESFGCGLEDEVSGKLSFNTGVIKMDKNKSVLTLNLRYPVTKKLDDMMTPFNKTIEGTGLKLENFSHQEPLYFEPEHPLVKSLQKVYTEQTGKEANLISIGGGTYAKEMPNILAFGPMFPGEPDCIHKPNEFITLDNLVLNSKIYAHALYELAK, from the coding sequence ATGAATATAAATGATAAAATTGATGCAATGAGAGAGGATCTTATAGAAAGTACTGCAGAAATAATAAAAATTAAAAGTTTAGAAGGGCCTAAAAAAGATGGTATGCCTTTTGGTGAAGGACCAGCAAATGCACTTAAATGTGCATTAGATACTGCTAAAAGATTAGGATTTAAAACTGTTAATTTAGATAACTATGTTGGATATGCTGAAATGGGTGAAGGAGAAGACTATGTCGCAGCTCTAGGCCATTTAGACGTTGTTCCAGAGGGAGAAGGGTGGATACATCCACCATACGGAGCTGAAATTCATGATGGAAAAATGTATGGTAGAGGAACTACTGATGACAAAGGGCCTGTTATGGCAGCTTTATTTGGAGCAAAAGCTATAATGGATTTAGGTCTTCCACTATCTAAAAGAATAAGAATTATATTTGGTACAAATGAGGAGACTGGAAGTAAGGAATTAGAATATTATTTAGAAAAAGAAAAAGCTCCAGTGGCTGGATTTACTCCAGATGCAGAATATCCTCTAATTAATGGAGAAAAAGGATTAACATCATTTGATCTTATAAAAGAATTTACTTCTTCAGAAGAAGGAAATATAACAATAGAAAGTATTAATGGCGGTCAGGCAGCTAATATGGTTCCAGACTATTGTGATGCTACTTTAAAAGTTAAAGATGCAAAAGAATTAATACAAAAGTTAGAAGCTTTTGCAAATGAAACAGAATATAAGTTATCAGCTGAAGAAAAAGATGGTATGGTAGTTATAAAATCTAAAGGAGAGTCAGCTCATGGAAGCACTCCTCAGTTAGGTAAAAATGCTATAATGCAGTTATTTGCGTTCTTAGGAACATTAGAAATTTCTAATAAAGAGGTTTCTGAATATGTAAGCTTCCTAAATAAACATATAGGTATGGAATACAATGGAGAATCTTTCGGTTGTGGATTAGAAGATGAGGTATCAGGAAAACTTTCATTTAATACTGGCGTAATAAAAATGGATAAGAATAAATCAGTATTAACTTTAAATTTAAGATATCCTGTAACTAAAAAGTTAGATGATATGATGACTCCATTTAATAAAACTATAGAAGGTACTGGGTTAAAGTTAGAAAACTTTTCACATCAAGAACCACTTTATTTTGAACCAGAACATCCATTAGTTAAGTCATTACAAAAAGTTTATACCGAACAAACAGGAAAAGAAGCAAACTTAATTTCAATTGGCGGAGGAACATATGCTAAAGAAATGCCTAATATATTAGCTTTTGGACCAATGTTTCCAGGAGAGCCAGATTGCATTCATAAACCAAATGAATTTATAACTTTAGATAATTTAGTTTTAAATTCAAAAATTTATGCACATGCATTATATGAATTAGCAAAATAA
- a CDS encoding HelD family protein: MDHIKKDRDKELEKEIELEIEKERLNYVLTVINNEIELAVNKRKGFLGQLLEYRKKFIEEYRNDEDKVIEYFDHERFVTEEAFNLIDKKLKELTTLKESPYFGRIDFREEEYGIEKIYVGKFGLIKEGEFEPLVVDWRAPIASLFYEGKVGSSHYNSPDGEVPVEILGRVQYIIKNSKLLGMFNSDLDVKDDILQMVLSKNSSDKLKDIVMTIQKEQDEIIRESYLKTLVVNGVAGSGKTTIALHRVAYLLYNNRKKLENKILILGPNGIFMDYISNVLPSLGETGVKQDTFWDMTEKLLDLQGKVMNYKEYFERIIKGDSELVDDFILKSSDEYIKRLNATIENLEQFKFKPTNVTFRGKDIFKVDEIEELFSKHYKYMPLYKRTEKIRRIIIWRLKDKRDEEVREINKLYDTKRDSLSPEELALNENDLEFQRKNCIRDVIKEFTEVKRSLVWLENEEVVSLYNRFNNYKKLTPEDLAAIMYLKIKLEGYKIKEDIKHVVIDEAQDLSMLQLRVIKEITGASAFTILGDSNQRILPLKGNIAMKNLDNIYKDLDIKYFSLDKSYRSTVEIMEYANTFLDEEKIVPLVRNGEEVWQRDVASDDVIQKCVVDRIFRYKESGYESIAIICEDINTCSKVHNLIKDKVHSRLLDSDELIYKSGVVIIPSYFARGLEFDGVVLLMKDEKEESNYVNKGKLKYIMATRALHKLSVIKIK; the protein is encoded by the coding sequence ATGGATCATATAAAAAAAGATAGAGATAAAGAGTTAGAAAAAGAAATAGAATTAGAGATAGAGAAGGAAAGACTTAATTATGTATTAACTGTAATTAATAATGAAATAGAGTTAGCAGTAAATAAAAGAAAAGGATTCCTTGGTCAATTATTAGAGTATAGAAAAAAGTTTATAGAAGAGTATAGGAATGACGAAGATAAGGTAATTGAGTATTTTGATCATGAGCGATTTGTGACAGAGGAAGCATTTAATCTTATAGATAAAAAGTTAAAAGAACTTACTACATTAAAAGAAAGTCCTTATTTCGGTAGAATAGATTTTAGGGAAGAAGAGTATGGCATAGAAAAAATATATGTTGGTAAATTTGGTCTTATTAAAGAAGGAGAATTTGAACCTTTAGTAGTAGACTGGAGAGCACCAATAGCTTCTTTATTTTATGAGGGAAAAGTAGGTTCATCACATTATAATTCTCCAGATGGTGAAGTGCCAGTAGAAATACTAGGAAGAGTTCAATATATAATTAAAAATTCTAAATTATTGGGAATGTTTAATTCGGACTTAGATGTAAAAGATGATATACTTCAAATGGTATTATCAAAAAATTCTAGTGACAAGTTAAAAGATATAGTAATGACAATACAAAAAGAACAGGATGAAATAATAAGGGAGTCTTATTTAAAAACTCTTGTTGTAAATGGTGTAGCAGGAAGTGGTAAAACTACTATAGCCCTTCATAGAGTTGCATACCTTTTATACAATAATAGAAAAAAATTAGAAAATAAAATTTTGATTTTGGGACCAAATGGAATTTTTATGGATTATATATCAAATGTGCTTCCGAGTCTAGGTGAGACTGGAGTAAAACAGGATACTTTTTGGGACATGACAGAAAAACTTTTAGACCTTCAAGGAAAGGTTATGAACTACAAAGAGTATTTTGAAAGAATAATAAAAGGTGATAGTGAATTAGTAGATGATTTTATTTTAAAAAGTTCAGACGAGTATATAAAAAGACTAAACGCTACTATAGAAAATTTAGAACAATTTAAATTTAAACCTACAAATGTTACTTTTAGAGGCAAAGATATTTTTAAAGTAGATGAGATAGAAGAATTATTTAGTAAACATTATAAATATATGCCTCTATATAAGAGAACAGAAAAAATTAGAAGAATCATAATTTGGAGATTAAAAGATAAGAGAGATGAGGAAGTAAGAGAAATAAATAAATTATATGATACAAAGAGAGATTCCTTATCACCAGAAGAATTAGCACTTAATGAAAATGATTTAGAATTCCAAAGAAAAAATTGTATAAGAGATGTTATTAAAGAATTTACAGAAGTAAAGAGATCTCTTGTATGGCTGGAAAATGAGGAAGTAGTTTCTTTATATAATAGATTTAATAATTATAAAAAGCTTACACCTGAAGATTTAGCAGCTATTATGTATCTAAAAATAAAATTAGAAGGATATAAAATCAAAGAAGATATAAAGCATGTAGTAATAGATGAGGCACAGGATTTAAGCATGCTTCAGTTACGAGTTATTAAAGAAATAACAGGTGCATCTGCATTTACCATACTTGGCGATAGTAATCAAAGAATTTTACCTTTAAAGGGTAATATAGCTATGAAAAATTTAGATAACATATATAAAGACTTGGATATAAAATATTTTAGTTTAGATAAGAGTTATAGGTCTACTGTAGAGATTATGGAGTATGCTAATACATTCTTAGATGAAGAAAAGATAGTTCCTCTTGTTAGAAATGGAGAGGAAGTCTGGCAGCGAGATGTAGCGTCTGATGATGTTATACAGAAGTGTGTAGTAGATAGAATCTTTAGATATAAAGAAAGTGGATATGAGAGTATTGCTATAATATGCGAAGATATAAATACATGTAGTAAAGTTCATAATCTTATTAAGGATAAGGTTCATTCAAGGTTACTAGATAGTGATGAATTAATATATAAAAGTGGGGTAGTTATAATACCTTCTTATTTTGCACGAGGACTAGAATTTGATGGAGTAGTTTTACTCATGAAAGATGAAAAAGAAGAAAGTAATTATGTAAATAAAGGAAAGCTTAAGTATATTATGGCAACCAGGGCTTTACATAAATTATCTGTGATTAAAATTAAATAG
- a CDS encoding PRK06851 family protein — MSIKDKRFFLGGNTPLGFYSFFHEIIPLEKANKIICLKGGPGTGKSSIMKKLGEYYKSINHEVEFYHCSSDSSSLDGILIKDLKVAILDGTAPHVVDPKVPGAVDEIINLGEFWNEFEIRKNKDQIINIKNSISKTFDRAYKYLSAAKIIHDDWSNMNSDALNYNKFNFLREDLKNKIFKQPISSLGTCKDLFITAFTPTGIVTFIEDLLEQCETTYVLNGPPGTSKDKILEYLKDEALKRGFNVEAFHNPIAPEELEHIYIPALKLAVISSNEINQTLYKGHQIYMENYLNYDLINCVNEKIINSKDLFYTLLNKSLSILTEAKKLHDDIEKYYIPNMDFQELDKVHEVIINKITASQ; from the coding sequence TTGAGTATTAAAGACAAACGTTTCTTTCTAGGAGGAAATACCCCCTTAGGCTTTTACTCTTTTTTTCATGAGATTATACCTTTAGAGAAAGCAAATAAAATAATTTGTTTAAAAGGTGGGCCAGGTACTGGTAAATCCTCCATCATGAAAAAGTTAGGCGAGTATTATAAAAGTATTAATCATGAAGTAGAATTTTATCATTGTTCTTCTGATAGCAGTTCCTTGGATGGTATTCTAATAAAAGACTTAAAGGTTGCTATTTTAGACGGAACAGCGCCACATGTAGTGGATCCTAAAGTTCCTGGAGCAGTAGATGAAATAATAAACTTAGGAGAATTTTGGAATGAATTTGAAATACGAAAAAACAAAGATCAAATTATAAATATAAAGAACTCCATTTCAAAAACTTTTGATAGAGCATACAAATATCTATCTGCTGCAAAAATCATCCATGATGATTGGAGCAATATGAATAGTGATGCCTTAAACTATAATAAATTTAATTTTCTTCGTGAAGATTTAAAAAATAAAATTTTTAAACAGCCAATTTCTTCTCTCGGCACTTGTAAAGACTTATTTATAACGGCTTTTACTCCAACAGGTATAGTAACCTTTATTGAAGACCTCTTAGAACAGTGTGAAACAACTTATGTTTTAAATGGTCCTCCTGGTACTTCTAAAGATAAAATACTTGAATATCTTAAGGATGAAGCTTTGAAGAGAGGTTTTAACGTAGAGGCTTTTCATAATCCTATTGCTCCAGAGGAGTTAGAACATATTTATATTCCTGCTCTAAAATTAGCGGTTATAAGTTCTAATGAAATAAACCAAACTCTATATAAAGGTCATCAAATTTATATGGAAAATTACTTGAATTATGACCTAATTAACTGTGTAAATGAAAAAATTATAAATTCTAAAGACCTATTTTATACACTTTTAAATAAATCATTATCTATATTAACCGAAGCAAAAAAATTACATGATGATATAGAAAAATACTATATTCCTAATATGGATTTTCAAGAATTAGACAAAGTTCATGAAGTAATTATAAATAAGATAACAGCAAGCCAGTAA
- a CDS encoding cation diffusion facilitator family transporter, with translation MFSKLLIKKFIKNFQNKEDRKVRKSYGYLAGIVGVIINITLFVIKFSVGIFTKSIAISADAFNNLSDSASSLITILGFKLASKPADKEHPFGHGRIEYISALIVSFFVLLVGVEFTKSSFSKIINPTTINFSMISFLLMLLSIFIKLWLGYFYRTLSYDINSSTLKASSKDSFADVITSSVVAFSLISSKFFTFPIDGYIGIVVSLFIIYSGISLIKETLDPLLGESPDPDLVKDIKNLMLKYDGIKGTHDLIVHNYGPGRCIASIHAEVPSNAPIVHIHEIIDKAEREISEELGVLLVIHMDPINTDCKEIQSTKEFIESILKKYDNIHSMHDFRVVGEGEVKNIIFDIVVKYNKDFSKEDEKDLIDKIVKDIKIKHPNYNAIITIDKDFLGVY, from the coding sequence ATGTTTTCTAAATTACTAATAAAAAAATTCATTAAAAACTTTCAAAATAAAGAAGATAGAAAAGTAAGAAAATCTTATGGATACCTTGCAGGCATTGTAGGTGTTATTATTAATATAACACTATTTGTAATTAAATTTTCAGTAGGTATTTTTACTAAAAGTATTGCTATAAGTGCAGATGCCTTTAATAATCTATCGGATTCAGCATCATCACTAATTACAATTTTAGGTTTTAAACTTGCAAGTAAACCTGCCGATAAAGAACATCCCTTTGGACATGGAAGAATTGAATATATATCTGCTTTGATTGTATCTTTCTTTGTTTTGTTAGTAGGTGTGGAATTTACTAAGAGTTCCTTTTCTAAAATAATTAATCCTACAACAATTAATTTTAGTATGATTTCTTTTTTACTAATGTTACTATCTATATTTATAAAATTATGGCTGGGATATTTCTATAGAACTCTAAGTTATGATATAAATTCTTCAACTTTAAAAGCTTCCTCTAAAGATTCTTTTGCTGATGTTATAACTTCTTCTGTAGTTGCATTTTCTCTTATAAGCTCTAAATTCTTTACTTTTCCTATAGATGGCTATATTGGTATTGTAGTTTCCTTATTTATTATATATTCTGGTATTTCTCTAATAAAAGAAACTTTAGATCCATTACTTGGAGAATCTCCAGATCCAGATTTAGTAAAAGATATCAAGAATTTAATGCTTAAATATGATGGTATAAAAGGTACTCATGATTTAATAGTTCATAATTATGGTCCTGGTAGATGTATAGCCTCAATTCATGCAGAGGTTCCTTCTAATGCTCCTATTGTTCATATTCACGAAATAATTGATAAGGCAGAAAGAGAAATTTCAGAGGAACTAGGGGTACTACTTGTAATTCATATGGATCCCATAAATACAGACTGCAAAGAAATACAAAGTACTAAAGAGTTTATAGAATCCATATTAAAAAAATATGATAATATTCATTCTATGCATGACTTCAGGGTAGTAGGTGAAGGTGAAGTTAAGAATATTATATTTGATATAGTTGTGAAATATAATAAGGATTTTTCTAAAGAAGACGAAAAGGATCTTATAGATAAAATAGTAAAAGATATAAAGATTAAACATCCAAATTACAATGCCATAATAACTATAGATAAAGATTTTCTAGGGGTATATTAA
- a CDS encoding M18 family aminopeptidase: MNNLEFAQNLVDFLYDSPSAFHAVQNVKNILTESGFKEVKEEERWDLKKGGKYFTTKNGTALVAFTVGTGEIEEHGFKLVGAHTDSPTFRIKPSPEMVSEGAYVKLNTEVYGGPILNTWFDRPLALAGRVVLKGDNILYPETKLININKPILIIPNVCIHMNRNINKGVEINPQKDTLPLLSLVNEELEKGNYLLSLISKELEIKKEEIVDFDLYLYEYEKGLIMGLNDEFISSSRLDDLQMVHAGIYALKESEVSKSTNVMVCFDNEEIGSLTKQGADSEMLANILERITVSMGKGREEHFRALSRSFIISADNAHAVHPNSEEKHDPTNRPLVNKGPVIKINANQSYTTDADSDAVYELICQKAGVPYQKFVNRSDQRGGSTIGPISSSHINIRSVDIGNPTLAMHSIRELAGVDDHTYVYKSFIEFYNL, translated from the coding sequence ATGAATAATTTAGAATTTGCACAAAATCTTGTGGATTTTCTTTATGATAGTCCATCAGCTTTTCATGCTGTTCAAAATGTTAAAAACATATTGACAGAGTCAGGATTTAAGGAAGTAAAAGAAGAAGAAAGATGGGATTTAAAAAAGGGTGGTAAGTATTTTACAACTAAAAATGGAACAGCCCTAGTAGCATTTACTGTAGGTACAGGAGAAATTGAAGAACATGGATTTAAATTAGTAGGGGCACACACAGATTCACCTACTTTTAGAATTAAACCATCACCAGAAATGGTATCAGAAGGGGCTTATGTTAAATTAAATACAGAAGTATATGGTGGACCTATTTTAAACACTTGGTTTGATAGACCACTTGCCCTTGCAGGAAGAGTTGTTTTAAAAGGTGATAATATATTATATCCAGAAACAAAACTTATAAACATAAATAAACCTATTTTAATAATACCTAACGTATGCATTCATATGAATAGAAATATTAATAAGGGTGTAGAAATAAATCCACAAAAAGATACATTACCATTGCTATCTTTAGTTAACGAAGAATTAGAGAAAGGCAATTATTTATTAAGCCTAATTTCTAAAGAGTTAGAAATAAAAAAAGAAGAAATAGTAGATTTTGATTTATATTTATATGAATATGAAAAGGGACTTATTATGGGATTAAATGACGAGTTTATATCTTCTTCTAGACTTGATGACCTGCAAATGGTACATGCTGGTATATATGCTCTTAAGGAATCAGAAGTTTCAAAATCAACTAATGTTATGGTTTGTTTTGACAATGAGGAAATTGGAAGTCTAACAAAACAAGGCGCAGACTCCGAGATGTTGGCAAATATTCTAGAGAGAATAACAGTATCTATGGGCAAAGGAAGGGAAGAACATTTTAGAGCACTTAGCAGATCATTTATTATTTCAGCAGATAACGCTCATGCTGTTCACCCAAATAGTGAAGAGAAACATGATCCTACTAATAGACCATTAGTAAATAAAGGACCTGTTATAAAGATAAATGCAAATCAAAGCTATACAACTGATGCGGATTCAGATGCAGTTTATGAGTTAATCTGTCAGAAAGCTGGAGTTCCATATCAAAAATTTGTTAATCGTTCTGACCAAAGAGGGGGATCTACCATAGGACCTATATCATCATCACATATTAATATTCGCTCAGTAGATATAGGAAATCCTACTTTAGCTATGCATTCTATAAGAGAGCTTGCTGGTGTAGATGACCATACTTATGTTTATAAATCTTTTATAGAATTTTATAATCTTTAA